From Aricia agestis chromosome 11, ilAriAges1.1, whole genome shotgun sequence, a single genomic window includes:
- the LOC121731737 gene encoding E3 ubiquitin-protein ligase SIAH1A-like: MSTNNKRRGASGSSCAIPGVAALVNVPTAMSSDLASLFECPVCFDYILPPILQCQSGHLVCSSCRPKLSCCPTCRGPLGNIRNLAMEKVASNVMFPCKHSNTGCTVTLVHTEKAEHEEACEFRPYSCPCPGASCKWQGGLDQVMPHLMMSHKSITTLQGEDIVFLATDINLPGAVDWVMMQSCFNHHFMLVLEKQEKFDGHQQFFAIVQLIGSRKEAENFAYRLELNGHSRRLTWEAMPRSIHEGVSSAIMNSDCLVFDTSLAQLFADNGNLGINVTILRTNSM, encoded by the coding sequence ATGAGCACAAACAACAAGAGACGCGGAGCGAGCGGTTCCAGTTGTGCTATCCCTGGAGTGGCCGCACTCGTCAACGTCCCCACCGCGATGTCTTCTGATCTAGCGTCGCTGTTCGAGTGCCCGGTGTGTTTCGACTACATCCTGCCGCCGATCCTGCAGTGTCAGAGCGGGCACCTCGTGTGCTCCAGCTGCCGGCCGAAGCTGTCCTGCTGTCCGACGTGCCGCGGACCCCTGGGAAACATCCGGAATCTCGCAATGGAAAAAGTAGCCAGCAATGTTATGTTCCCGTGCAAACATTCCAACACCGGCTGCACCGTCACCCTAGTTCACACAGAGAAAGCCGAGCACGAGGAGGCCTGCGAATTCAGACCGTACTCGTGTCCGTGCCCCGGAGCTTCGTGCAAATGGCAGGGGGGCCTTGACCAGGTCATGCCTCACCTGATGATGTCCCACAAGAGCATCACTACATTACAAGGAGAGGACATCGTGTTCCTGGCCACCGACATTAATCTCCCCGGAGCGGTGGACTGGGTCATGATGCAGTCCTGCTTCAATCACCACTTCATGTTAGTATTGGAAAAGCAAGAAAAGTTTGATGGCCACCAGCAATTTTTTGCTATAGTTCAACTCATAGGATCTCGCAAGGAAGCTGAGAACTTCGCATATCGATTAGAGCTGAATGGTCACAGTCGAAGATTGACGTGGGAGGCCATGCCGCGCTCCATACATGAGGGAGTCTCCTCTGCCATTATGAACTCGGATTGCCTAGTATTTGATACGTCTTTAGCTCAGCTGTTCGCAGACAACGGCAACCTCGGTATAAATGTCACAATTTTACGTACCAACAGCATGTAA